The sequence TCGGCCAGCGCGATGCCCGCGTCGGCCGCGATCCGGCCAATCCGGTCGCTGGTCAGCCCGGACACCTCCAGCACCTGCCGGGTGTCGGAGGCCACCGACACGCCCGGTCCGCCCAGCAGGCCGCGCAGCCGCTCGGCCTCGTCGGACCGGACCCGTACCGAACCGCCGCCCGCGCCCGCGACGAACTCCGTCACCGAGGTGTCCGCGATGAGGCGGCCGCGGCCGATGACGATGAGGTGCTCCGCGGTGAGCGCCATCTCGGACATCAGGTGGGAGGAGAGCAGGACGGTACGGCCCTCGGCGGCGAGGTTCTTCAGGAGGGTGCGAATCCACAGCACGCCCTCGGGGTCGAGCCCGTTGACGGGTTCGTCCAGCACGAGCGTGGCCGGGTCGCCGAGCAACGCGCTGGCGATGCCGAGGCGTTGGCCCATGCCCAGGGAGAAGCTGCCGACGCGCTTGCGGGCCACCGCGCTCAGACCGACGGTGTCGAGCACCTCGTCCACCCGGCTGCGGGGGATGCCGGTGGTCACGGCGAGAGCGAGCAGGTGGTGGTAGGCGCTGCGGCCGGTGTGGATGGCGCGGGCCTCCAGCATCGCGCCCACCTCGCGCAGCGGCGCCGGATGGTCGGCGTACGCCTTGCCGTTGACGGTCACCCGGCCCGAGGTCGGCGAGTCCAGCCCGAGGATCATCCGCATCGTGGTGGACTTCCCCGCGCCGTTCGGGCCGAGGAAGCCGGTCACCGCGCCCGGCCGCACGGTGAAACTCAGATCGGCGACGGCGACACGCTCGCCGTACCGCTTGGACAGGGCATGGGCTTCGATCATCGGAAGCTTCCTCGGACGATGGGCCGCCGTGCGGCGGTTGGGCGCCCGCTGATGCGAGCTGTTTCCATCGTCGTTTCCCGCGGTCCGCCGGGCGACGGCCCACGGGCGGACCTTCGGACGGCCGTGTGCGCCTGCGGGCGGACGGCGCGTACGACCCGTGTCGTACGCCGACCGGGGGCCCGCCCTGACGTCCCGGGGCGTCCCGGGCGCGGGCGGTCAGTGCTGTTGCGGCGGCGCCGGGTATCCGTACTGCGGCGGCTGTCCGGGCTGAGCCGGTTGCCCCGGTTGCCCGTCCTGGCCCGGCTGCGGCCAGCCCTGCTGGGGCTGCGGCGCCTGGGGCTGGGAGGACTCCGGCTGGAACCCCGGCTGGCCCGGCCCCTGCTGCGCCGGCGGGTAGGGCTGCGGGGGGCCCTGTGGCGCCGCGCCGTACTGGCCCGGCGGGACCTGGCCGGGCGGCATCGGCTGGGCGGCGCCGTAAGGACCCGGCTGCCCCGGTTGCCCGTACGGACCGGTGGGCTGACCGGACTGACCGGGCTGTCCTGGCTGCCCCGGGGCCGGGTACGGCTGCGCGCCGCCGTCCTGCGGGCCGCCGTACGGTCCCGGCGGCGGGTACTGCTGCGGCCCGGGTTGGCCTGGTTGCTGGCCCTGGTAGCCGGGCTGCCCCGGCATCGGCGGCGCCTGCACCGGCGGCGGGTTGCTGCCGTCCTGTGTCCACAGGCCCTGTGCCTGCTGTGCCCGTACGAAGTCCTCGGCGACCATGGCGGAGAGGTTGAAGTACGCCTCGCGGGTCTTGGGTCGCATCATGTCGAGGTCGACCTCGGCGCCGGCTGCCAGGTGTTCGTCGAAGGGGACGACCTGGACTCCGCGGCAGCGGGTCTGGAAGTGCGCCACGATGTCGTCGACCTTGATCATCTTGCCGGTTTCGCGGACGCCGGAGATGACGGTGATGCTGCGGGCGACGAGTTCGGCGTAGCCGTGGGCGGACAGCCAGTCGAGGGTGGTGCTGGCGCTGGAGGCGCCGTCCACGGACGGTGTCGAGACGATGATCAGCTGGTCGGCCAGGTCGAGGACGCCGCGCATGGCGCTGTAGAGCAGGCCGGTGCCGGAGTCGGTGAGGATGACCGGGTACTGGCGGCCCAGGACGTCGATGGCGCGGCGGTAGTCCTCGTCGTTGAACGCCGTGGAGACTGCCGGGTCCACGTCGTTGGCGATGATCTCCAGACCGGAGGGGGCCTGCGAGGTGAAGCGGCGGATGTCCATGTAGCTGTTGAGGTACGGGATGGCCTGGACCAGGTCGCGGATGGTCGCGCCGGTCTCCCGGCGTACCCGGCGGCCGAGCGTGCCCGCGTCCGGGTTGGCGTCGATCGCCAGGATCTTGTCCTGCCGTTCGCTGGCGAGGGTGGAGCCGAGCGCGGTGGTGGTCGTGGTCTTGCCGACCCCGCCCTTCAAGCTGATGACCGCGATCCGGTAGCAGGACAGCACCGGCGTACGGATCAGCTCCAGCTTCCGCTTCCGCTCCGCCTCCTCCTTCTTGCCGCCGAGCTTGAACCGGGACGGCTGCGCGTTGGCACCGGGCTTCTTCGGCCTCGGCTGGTTGCGCAGCAGCCGGTCCGAACTGAGCTCGACGGCCGCGGTGTAGCCGAGCGGTGCGCCGCCCTGCGTGGTGCGCTGGCGCTGGTCGGGCGTCACGGTCGGCCAGCCGCCGGCCCGCGGGTCGACGGGCGCGGCCGGCGCCGCCGGAGCGGCCTCCGGCATGGCGGGTTGGCCCGGTTGACCGGGTTGGCCCGGCTGCCCGGGGCCGCCCTGCTGCGGGAAGCCGTACGCGCCGTGCTGGGGGAGCGGCTGGAGCGAGCCCGCCTCCGGCTGCGGCTGTCCGGGCTGCCGCGGGAAGCCGTAGCCGCCGTCCGGCCCGGGCTGCTGTCCGACCTCGGCGGCCGGCGGAAACTGCGGCTGCCCGAACTGCGGTTGCTGGGGCTGGGGTTGCTGCGGTACGGCGGCGGGCGGCGCGGACTGCTGCGGGGGCAGCCCGCTCGGCACCGGCGCCGGGGCGTGCGGCTGCGGGTTCTCCGCGGCCGGCAGCGCGGGGGCGTGCGGCTGGCCCGGCTGCGGCGCCGGCGAGTACTGCTGGGGGAAGCCGTATCCGGCGGGTCCGGGTTGCTGGGGGGCGGGTTGGGGGTGCTGCGGTGCCGCGGGTGCCGCGGGTGCGGTTGGGGGTTGCGGCTGCGCGTACCCGGTCGGCCCGACGGGCGGTGCCTCGGCGGGGGAGTACTGCTGGGGGAAGCTGTATCCGGCGGGTCCGGGTTGCTGGGGGGCGGGTTGGGGGTGCTGCGGTGCGGCGGATGCCGCGGGCGCGGCCGGGGCCTGCGGCTGCGCGTACCCGGTCGGCGCCGGAAGTCCGTAGCTGGACTGGGGTACTTGGGGGGCGGGCTGCGGACTCTGCGCCGCGGCAGGTGCGGCAGGTGCGGCAGGTGCGGCAGGTGCGGCGGGAGCAACGGGCGGTTGCGGCTGGGCGTACCCCGTCGGACCGGGTGACTGCTCGGCGGGCGCGGCCACTTGCGGTGCCTCGGGTGCGCTCGGGCGCGGCGGGAAGCCGTAGCCGCCCGGGCCCTGCGGCGGCTCGTTCGGCTGCGCGGCCGGCGGCGGGAAGCCGTAGCCCTCCGGGAGCACCGGCTCGCCGACCGGCGGCGGGAAGTTCAGGGGAGCAGCAGCGGCCGGTGCGGCGGGTGCCGGTTCCTCGGCGCGCTGGAACTGCGGG comes from Streptomyces sp. NBC_00448 and encodes:
- a CDS encoding ABC transporter ATP-binding protein, whose protein sequence is MIEAHALSKRYGERVAVADLSFTVRPGAVTGFLGPNGAGKSTTMRMILGLDSPTSGRVTVNGKAYADHPAPLREVGAMLEARAIHTGRSAYHHLLALAVTTGIPRSRVDEVLDTVGLSAVARKRVGSFSLGMGQRLGIASALLGDPATLVLDEPVNGLDPEGVLWIRTLLKNLAAEGRTVLLSSHLMSEMALTAEHLIVIGRGRLIADTSVTEFVAGAGGGSVRVRSDEAERLRGLLGGPGVSVASDTRQVLEVSGLTSDRIGRIAADAGIALAELTPQQASLEDAFMELTKDAVEYQTPRHETERQPA
- a CDS encoding SCO5717 family growth-regulating ATPase, which encodes MSSDRDDNRVGGAAPVEGPSGGEVSDITGEYRFDFTPPAWYMQSGSDSGADDAADADADRDAHEQEQEQDAPAATGTADHAGDADGAAPRGPVWEPRPASDAGAASSDASSWSAASLPPVPGLGSGSGSGSGSGARVGSGTLLGEGADAGADVNRGTDTGARSEPAADKPSWSASSVPSISRPAAAEPERAEEPAPEPQDARPSWSASAVPSIPPPTAAPEPGPVAAEAPEPEDAKPVWARTDAADAPSEAPTSAPGPTTDTGADEPPHGAEPERPRPADSTLRFSAAAMRREIEERADAMMAKASRPAPEPEDAKPATPEPEDAKPAAQQAPEAPSAPAAPPVEDAPPQKRAPVWTPLPVPPTADPKPWTPDAPRGPVPPLPPQFQRAEEPAPAAPAAAAPLNFPPPVGEPVLPEGYGFPPPAAQPNEPPQGPGGYGFPPRPSAPEAPQVAAPAEQSPGPTGYAQPQPPVAPAAPAAPAAPAAPAAAQSPQPAPQVPQSSYGLPAPTGYAQPQAPAAPAASAAPQHPQPAPQQPGPAGYSFPQQYSPAEAPPVGPTGYAQPQPPTAPAAPAAPQHPQPAPQQPGPAGYGFPQQYSPAPQPGQPHAPALPAAENPQPHAPAPVPSGLPPQQSAPPAAVPQQPQPQQPQFGQPQFPPAAEVGQQPGPDGGYGFPRQPGQPQPEAGSLQPLPQHGAYGFPQQGGPGQPGQPGQPGQPAMPEAAPAAPAAPVDPRAGGWPTVTPDQRQRTTQGGAPLGYTAAVELSSDRLLRNQPRPKKPGANAQPSRFKLGGKKEEAERKRKLELIRTPVLSCYRIAVISLKGGVGKTTTTTALGSTLASERQDKILAIDANPDAGTLGRRVRRETGATIRDLVQAIPYLNSYMDIRRFTSQAPSGLEIIANDVDPAVSTAFNDEDYRRAIDVLGRQYPVILTDSGTGLLYSAMRGVLDLADQLIIVSTPSVDGASSASTTLDWLSAHGYAELVARSITVISGVRETGKMIKVDDIVAHFQTRCRGVQVVPFDEHLAAGAEVDLDMMRPKTREAYFNLSAMVAEDFVRAQQAQGLWTQDGSNPPPVQAPPMPGQPGYQGQQPGQPGPQQYPPPGPYGGPQDGGAQPYPAPGQPGQPGQSGQPTGPYGQPGQPGPYGAAQPMPPGQVPPGQYGAAPQGPPQPYPPAQQGPGQPGFQPESSQPQAPQPQQGWPQPGQDGQPGQPAQPGQPPQYGYPAPPQQH